Below is a window of Chiroxiphia lanceolata isolate bChiLan1 chromosome 9, bChiLan1.pri, whole genome shotgun sequence DNA.
TCAGGCAGAAACATCAACTCATCCTTACTCAAGCACAGTGCACTTGTGCTGCTCAACATCTTCACGCTTCTTTTGTATCTTCAGCTCAATCGTAGCCAGCGCCTCACGTTTTGCAGTGACCAGTCTCTTTAGGGACATTTCATCTGTCTTCACCCTTTTCAGCTCTATCTGAGCACTGTCACTCTGGTCCTCAATATTTCTGACCTGGAGTACATAAGGACAGAAATAGATTCaataagggaaaaataatcaagaTAACATTCCCTGTTAGTGTACTAAGATTAGAACTAAGTTGCTGCTTTTTGGAAATATGACTGCTAACTCATTCTCCCAGTGAAATACCAGTTCTTTATCTGATTATAAATGCATCCAAATGGACAAGATCCCATTACTTAAAATGACTTTCAGAAGTTACTATGACTTCTGCTAACTCTTTGCCAAGGGTAATTGGAACACATGCTATACAAATACCCAAAAAGACTCCACAGCACTTTTCAAATGCTCCTAACAATTGCATTCTCCCAAAACCAAGTAGCAAATAGCAAGGTACTGTATTGTGACAAACACTTCATCACAGAATGTCTGCCTTAGTAATATTAATAAGGGCACTTAAGACATGACTCTTCCTGAAGTAGCAATTTTTTTGCTCTTAGTTTCCACTCTCGAGGCAGAAGAAACTCGATTTCACTCTTCTTCTTCCATCATTTCTTACCAACAACCCCAAGACAGTTCAAACTATTTTAGGTCAGGTTTCTATGGCAACCAAGGCTTTGACTATTCAAAGTGGTCAATAGCTAGTGCATAGTACATTAGGTAGTGccacacagcaaagcagcagcaatgttTTACTGACATTATAAAGAAGGACATTTTCAAGTTTTCCAAATTCCTTCTTtacagggaagaggagagatgGAAACTTTCACAGTACAGACATTTACTGATGATCACCTGTCGTGCTTAGACATTAAATTCACCCTAATCAGATGTAATTTTGGATAATACAAACCTCTGATAATACACTGGCCAGTCTCTCCACATTTGCTCCTTGTCTTTCCATCTTCTTTTTGTATAACTGCACCTCCAGTTGGCATGATGGCAGAATCTCAACTAAGTCTCTGTAACTCTCATATTTCTGagtaatttcttcctttaaagagaaaagactATTAATAAACAGCTTAGGAGTTATTTTACATAGAATTAAAGCATATCGACTTTTGTACTCATACCCTCATTGTTTGCCAGACACTAGAAGTAACATTTAACAGTTACTGAAATGAGATATTaagtttgtaaaaaaaataaataaataaataaaaaatttggaATCACTGTGTTTTACACCAAACTAACTAgtacagtgaagaaattctaTACTAGTAAAATGAGAGTTTCATAAAGTATCATAAGAGCAGATACCTCAAATTACAGAAATATAGTTTACACctttagaataaaaataccTACAGAGGCATGAACAATCATGAACCACAAAAGTTAAAAGACTggacattaaaattaaaaaagctagGAAGGGAACTCAGTGATTAGCATACTAGTGGAGACAGCCATCAATTCCAGAAACAGTGAACGATAACAGAACCATTACCAAGCACATATTCTAAATCCAAAGGCATTTGGGAGCTATCAAATATTGTCATCTCTTGAGAGCAAACAGCCAGACAGGTACATTACAGATTCAAGAGTTCTACATCTAGCCTCACAAATAAACAATTACTCATTgaggaaaaagcagcactgactgCAATCCTGCTTAAAAGAAGAAGCCACCagcacaagcaaaaaaaaacaccccccaaaccaaccaaccaatcaaaaataaacaaccaaCTCGGTCATGAACCTTCAGTTCTCTGAAGTTATGATTTCATTTGGGACTAACAACTGTTCTGTTGATGTTTTACTACATGTCATTCAAAAAGCAGTTCTAAATGATGACAGTTCAGTAAAACATGTGCTTTTTCTAATATAATACCTCCTTGTGTGGAGAGAGGAAGACCTCACCTTGGatttcttcagtttcttaaCAGTCTCTTTCATCtgttctttgtaatttttcagctcctctggaCTCTCCACAATTTTTGATTTCAGCTGCTCTTGTTCTTCTTTCAAGGTAGCCATAGCCACTTTAAGGTCATTCTGGTTAACAAGACAAACACGCTTTCAATATTAGCAATTAGGTGAACAAAGAGGAATTGTATAGCATTGTTTGCCAGGATCTTATAACTAGACAGGTTCTTTGCTCTGTAGTCATTCCTCATTAAGAGGTTTTAAGAATAAATCCCTCTATACAGCACTAACATTTCAAAGCAGATAACAGTCCATTTTGCTTCCCTAACTTGCTTACAGGGGTGCAAATAGAGTCACAAGAACTGCAGTTAACTAGTACTCCACAAGGAGTCTGCCAGCtaatcctagaatggtttgggttagaagggaccttaaatatcatctcatttcaaccccctgccataggcagggacaccttccacagaccagggtgctcagagccccatccaggcTAGTGCACCACTATCAACTCTCCTTCAGAATACCTCACCTAGGGAAACCAAGGCAGTCACTGGAGGGTTTCAGAGCCAGTCCTATTAGCCTGGTAGAAGAGCAAAAAGTTTCCTGTGCAACCTCTCAAAACCTCCTGTTTTGTCTCCACCAGGTCAGTGCTGCCTCATTAGCCCACTTTGTGCACTTGAGGTAAGCCCATGGCATCTCAGAAGTCCCTTTATCAGTTTCCTGAACACAGAGAGCTTGATGTTGTAGAGATGTGTATTTAAAGTTAACAACAAAACCAGCTACTGCAGTAAAGCTCCCatggaagggaaaaattaaGCTGAAtcattttctttagaaaattaatgATCACCACCTGAAAGTTACCTAGCTCCAAGAATAATTTTATCCTAGAAAGAGAGATGATCTATTAGTTGATCTGAGATGGAAGCTACATCCTGCATCTACACAGAGGTGTACTCACCAGTTTTCGGGTACTCTCAGCAATATCCATCTTCTTTTGTGAAATCACTTCTTGCAGAGCTGCCTAAAAGAGCAACAAGCTTTAAATAAACATCTCTGCAACTGCTACCTGCTTGACTTTTCTATCAGACCTGTCTACAGGAGAAATCCCATTTATGGGTCCTTTGGAGTGTCATAACCAGCAGACAAAACTGCAGTCTATAAGACTGCAAagacaggaaggaaggatgTTGTTGCAAATGCCACTGGGAGCAGTAGGTAACTAGGAACAGGGATAGGACTGACTACCTCTATTCCTACCAACCCTAGCATTATTATACCCCCACAACCTTCTTTGACAGAGGCCCTgctcttaaggaaaaaaaaaaaatctaatttaaagtTCCAAATAATATAGAAGTCAAGCATATGGTTAATTATATTAATAGTAAAGACATGACTTGACATAAAAAACCCTAACCAAAggttattacttttttttttccccaaggaagATGAAAAGGTTACACATGAGACCTTAGAGGCAAGTTTCCATTGCTGAAAAAAGTTACCCTTGTAATTAACCCCACTCTTTTTGCCAGGCATTCCCTTGGGTAACCCTTCTTAGGCCACATTTCTTGCCATGGCTCACCTCCTGTTCCAATTCTCTAAAttcagatggaaaacaaaaggaaaaatacacatCACAGTTCCAAACAGTAACACAGGTATCTCCCAAgtcatttccaaaagaaagagTCAAATACAGTTTTGTATTTCCCAAGTCTGATTTCAAGAATGTTTCACATTCcttaaagcaaaatgaagagGGGCCAGACACAACATTGTGTTGCAATGACTTAAAGTCAGAAAAGTCTCCTTTACCCTCTGTGTTACAGGTAAGGGAACAGAATCAACACAAGTGAGGAACAGCCACAACTCAAAGTCATAGCAGTGCTTCAGAGAAATCTGTAACAAGGTGATACCTGTTTGCGGCGATAGTCTTGCCTTAGCAGGTGCTCCAGGTCCCGAATGCTCTCTGTCAGCTGCTTGACCTCTTCTTGATGTTCAGCTGGAACGGTGCTAAGCGAGAAATAAAGATATTGCACAGCTTCAGCATCATTACAGTCAAGTCAGAGTACAGTAGATACAACAATCACTCTCCCCAGAGAGTTTACAGTCAGTAACTTTAGTAAACAGAGCAAGACGGTCTCAAATTAATAcatcttattttcctttgcttgcaAGACTTGGAAGCATAATCTAAAGGGCTATTTTGGCAAGAAGTGGTACAAGCACAAAAGAGGACTAAGTTCAAAGATCACGTTAAGCAAAGCACAAAGAACAACACCTCTATCAATTTTTGTGGTGATTTTCACTTATGAAATTTGAATAATATTACCTGCCACAGAAACAGCTTGTATCAAGGTAGACCTATACTAGCTAGAAAACCTTCTGTGTAGCACACACCAAAAGCAGCTGTCAGAAAAAAcactttgttttgaaagctATCTTGGAAACTAGCCATCTCTTCATTCTATTtcccacaaacaaaaacaaaacttaaTGGTGCAAAGACACAGGCAGCAGGACTAAATGGCTTGAAACAGAGATTGTGGCAAACATGTCAAATAACTAAGGTAGATGACTTTACCCATCTATTAAGTTAAAAATGGGCTTCCTACAGCTACTGAAGAGATAAAGACATCATTAGAAACTAACTGTAACAGCAAAAAGTTTCACCCTAGTCCCCAATATACAAATAACAGGATTCTCTCAAAGCAGCCATATATTCCCAAACTCATTTTCATTCTCTGCCCGCAGAGAAtaaacacccacagctccctcagccacacTCCAGatccctcagcagctccactgcccttctctggacacactccagtcCCTTAATACTCTTGTTGTGAGGGCCCCAAAACTAAACCCAGGATTTGTGGtgtcaccagtgcccagcacaggggagcaatcactgccctggtcctgctggccacacttttGCTGACACAAGCCAGGTACCACTGGtcttcttgcccacctgggctcATGTTCATCTGCTGTTGATCGGcaccctcaggtccttttctgtccagcagctttccagcccctcttccCCAAGACTGTAGGATTGCACAGAGTTATTATGTCCCAAGGACTCCACACTTTgttggccttgttgaacctcacacAACTGGCATTGtcccattgatccagcctgaACAGGCAAGTCAAGCAGTGCCTCTCCTGGTGCTTACTCCTCATACTCACTTCAGTTTCTCCAGCTTCATTGCTGCCTCACGATTCGCAGCCTCCAATTGCTGGTGTTTCTCCAGAGCTGTTTTctgcaaattaaatattcagatattttttattttagaggaaTATAGCTTCTCTCTGAGCTTCTGTTCGCTTTGCTCATCATTATTTCGCATGAAATGCATCTCTGAACTGCTGAGATATCCAGAAGAGAAGCCACCTA
It encodes the following:
- the NUF2 gene encoding kinetochore protein Nuf2 isoform X3, with translation METMTFPRYSPDEIINSLRTYVLTGAEGRNLVKSDLFGTPKLDVLHLIYMRILQKVYAINLEHFYVMPVNVDIIEFRRQVYLELQLNYKTALEKHQQLEAANREAAMKLEKLNTVPAEHQEEVKQLTESIRDLEHLLRQDYRRKQAALQEVISQKKMDIAESTRKLNDLKVAMATLKEEQEQLKSKIVESPEELKNYKEQMKETVKKLKKSKEEITQKYESYRDLVEILPSCQLEVQLYKKKMERQGANVERLASVLSEVRNIEDQSDSAQIELKRVKTDEMSLKRLVTAKREALATIELKIQKKREDVEQHKCTVLEYCNKVQEKRGAVYDKVMAIHKEIQQTRYKIEELKENAGKEAMKAKEIHLSLKAALEKCHESLIKTAKSFEASRKERIAELKKGLLSIQSPGSSH
- the NUF2 gene encoding kinetochore protein Nuf2 isoform X2, with translation MQSTWNTSMWYGCGGRMPVNVDIMYPQIYDGFLPVCNLYIHMERLLPVCRINDFQIADILNPKTKRTVRFLSGILNFVNFREFRRQVYLELQLNYKTALEKHQQLEAANREAAMKLEKLNTVPAEHQEEVKQLTESIRDLEHLLRQDYRRKQAALQEVISQKKMDIAESTRKLNDLKVAMATLKEEQEQLKSKIVESPEELKNYKEQMKETVKKLKKSKEEITQKYESYRDLVEILPSCQLEVQLYKKKMERQGANVERLASVLSEVRNIEDQSDSAQIELKRVKTDEMSLKRLVTAKREALATIELKIQKKREDVEQHKCTVLEYCNKVQEKRGAVYDKVMAIHKEIQQTRYKIEELKENAGKEAMKAKEIHLSLKAALEKCHESLIKTAKSFEASRKERIAELKKGLLSIQSPGSSH